The following coding sequences are from one Clostridia bacterium window:
- a CDS encoding helix-turn-helix transcriptional regulator — translation MAGEFGQYIDQKRRGRGAGGTDIMLKDIAYAMGVTATYLSDIIKGRRNPPEMKLLEKIAEVLHLDETERTELLDYAGRERAEAAPDLPEYIMDANLPHVRIALRRANSKNLGDDFWKKVVEDMDDKE, via the coding sequence ATGGCTGGTGAATTCGGTCAATACATTGACCAGAAACGCCGCGGCAGAGGAGCAGGCGGCACGGATATCATGTTGAAGGACATCGCCTATGCAATGGGTGTCACCGCTACGTACCTCTCGGATATCATTAAAGGAAGGCGCAACCCGCCTGAAATGAAACTCCTCGAAAAGATAGCGGAAGTCTTACACTTAGATGAAACGGAACGCACGGAACTGCTGGACTATGCAGGACGCGAGCGGGCAGAAGCCGCACCTGATCTCCCCGAATACATTATGGATGCCAATCTTCCGCATGTCCGCATCGCCCTGCGCCGCGCTAACAGCAAAAACCTCGGAGATGACTTTTGGAAGAAGGTTGTGGAAGACATGGATGATAAGGAGTAA